CTACAACAAGCTCAAATTCCAGATGTACCTTTTCGATAGGGACTGGCTTGCCCGCTTCTATGTGCTTAATGAGAATTTCTGCAGCCTTTTCGCCCATCTTTTCCTTAGGGACGCGTACGGTTGAAAGCGACCAAGGCGTGTAATGCAAGAAGGCTAAATCGTCAAACCCCATCACCGACACCTCGCCAGGCACGCGAAAGCCAAGCTCTTCCAGCGCACGCAACACGCCTAAGGCGACCAGATCGTTGTAGCAAGCCACAGCTGTGGGCATAGGGGAGGGATGCTGCGCAAAGTAAGCCCGCGCGGCTTCATAGCCGTCCCGCGTGTGCGCTCCGGCATAAATGACCTGCTCATCGCGTAAGGCGCGGTGCGAAGTGCTAAAAGCGCGACGTACACCTTCCAGGCGCTCTTCGGTGTGGAGGGAGTAGCGCGGCCCGGCAAAATAGACAATGTGCGTGTGCCCTTGCGCCATGAGGTACTGAATGGCCGCTTGTGCCGCACGTACGTTATCGATGTCGACCAGATTGGCTTGCAATCCCCGAATGCCTTCCAAAAGTACAAATGGAATGTTGCGACGCTTAAGCTCAAAAATGTGGGACAAATCCGCTTCGTCGTCAATCACGGGCGTAATGATAAAACCGTTGACGTCTTTAGCAGTCATGAGCTGAATGATGCGCTGTTCAGCCTGATAAGAGCCTTCAGAGCTGGCCACCAGGATGGTGTAGCCTTTGGGCTCGGCAACGCGACGCGCACCAGCAATCAGTTCTGCATAGTACGGATTGTCGTCTTCCTTGATGATAAAGCCAATGCTGCGCTCGCTGTCTGAGCGAAACCGATGCCGCGCAAACTCGCGCGGTCGGTAATTCAGCTCGCGCATAACAGCCAGCACTTTTTCGCGCGTGGCTGCACTGACGGTGTCGCGGTCGTTCAAAACAGCCGAAACCGTAGCCTTGGAAACTCCTGCCAAACGTGCTACATCGGCAATGGTCGGATTGGAACGTTTGCTCATAAAAGTTCGCTGCGCAACGCGGACTAAACTAGACCTTTAAATCGGTTCAAACTGTTTTTGAAATAGAAGTGGCAGTCTGCAAGTTCCCAAAGAGACCAGAGGGGCTAGGGTTTCGTTTTCAGCGAGTACAAATTGGGCAGTTCATTTTCAAAGTAAATGAGCGGGTGGGCATAAAAACGTCGAAAGTCCTCAGCACTGGGGTGACCGGGGTAAGGAGCATAGAAGTGCCCTGGGATTGTGTAGGCATTGCGCCAGGTAAGGACGTAGACGATCTGCCGCGTGTCTGCGTCGTGATCTAAGGCCTTGAGCAATTTCCCCGTCCACCAGGTGCTGTCCGGAATACCTTCCAGGCCGGTTTCCGTGAGGGCTGCCAACTTCCCACGGGCTTGGGCAAGCTTGACCACGTCGTGCAATTCTCGAATCAAAAAAGGTAGCGTCTCTTCGCGCTGGTGGGAATAGTAATCGTCAAAGCCCAGGAGGTCGACATACGCATCCCCAGGGTAGCGTTCTAAGTAGTCCTCTGGAGAGGTAAAGCGATCGGACGAATAGGCCCAGAGCAGGTGATGCAGCCCTTTCTCTTGGCGGAGGTAGTCGACCGTAAAGCGCCAAAGCTGTATGAATTCCTCCGGCGTGCAATGCCGACGTCCCCACCAAAACCAGCTTCCGGTCCACTCATGAAAAGGCCTAAAAATAATCGGAATGGCGACAGTGTCGCGGCCCTCAGGCGGCAGACCGCGGAGCCGTCGTGCAAAGTCGGCAAAGCGATCGAGCCAGGTGCGAAACTGTTCATGATGGGAGCCGCCAGGCAGGATTGCGTAAACTGCCCGCGTAGTATCCCAGGCACTGCCACCACTGACCGGATTGTCCATGTGCCAACTTATTGTAATGACACCCCCCCGCTGAAATCCTTCGATGATCCATCGGCGCATATCCTCGAAGCGAACGCTGTCGAGGTTGCGCTCCGCACCATGCTCCAGCTTCCCTAATTCCCAGCCATAGACCGCGGGGTAGGAACCCGTGACTTCTTTGACGTCTGAGCGTCCAGGCTCAGCCCACCACGAGACGCCGTAGGCCAGATCGTCTTGGTGGCCATAAAGAATCGCCTGGGGAGCTAGGCGGTGCAGGTTAGCAAACAGGGCGCGGGTTTCCGCGGTGGCGTTTGGATCCGAAGGCGCTATCGCTGGTGGGTTGTGCTCAGCATACGGCATGCATCCGGCAAGCCATGCGCTCAGCAGCGCAGCGCCTCCTAGGGTAGGCCATTTCATAGCTGTTTGGCTTCTCGGTGCGTCAGGGCTTAACCATAATTATCAATACTTTTTATGAAATCAAGTTGAAGTGCTCTCGCTCAAGGGTTTTCACGACTTTTTTGCGTTTGCCCCTGCGATCAAAAAAACCAGGAAGGGACTTGCCTATAAAGTGCCTATGTTCTATTATTGAAGCGATTCGCACTTTAAAAAAACGATCTTTAAAAATGTTTTGAAAGGAGATGCCATATGGTCACTTTAGGTGTGCTTATTGGTAACCGGGGGTTTTTTCCAGCGCATCTTTGCACTGAGGGTCGAAGGCAGATTTTACAGGTATTGGAAGCTGAAGGTATTCGGCCATTGTTGCTACCTGAAGAGGCTACGCGTAACGGAGCTGTTGAAAGCCTGAATGAGGCCCGCCAGTACGCTGATTTTTTTAAAGCGCATCGCGATGAGCTCGATGGCATCCTAGTGAGCTTGCCGAACTTTGGTGACGAGCGCGCCATAGCCAACGCATTGCGCTGGGCTGAATTGGAAGTGCCTGTCTTGGTGCATGCTTTCCCGGACCGATCTGACCGCATGTCGATCAACTTTAGGCGTGACAGTTTTTGCGGCAAAATTTCCGTATGCAACAACCTCTACCAATATGGCATCCGCTACTCGCTGACGAGGCTGCATACGGTTGATCCCGAGAGTGAAGCCTTTCGGATTGACCTGCGGCGCTTTGCAGCGGTCTGCCGTGTCGTGCGTGCATTGCGGGGTGCGCGTATTGGGCAGATTGGAGCTCGGCCTGCAGCGTTTAACACGGTCCGCTACAGCGAGAAGCTGCTTGAGCGCACTGGCATCACTGTGGAGCCCTTGGATCTTTCGGAGCTTTTAGGTTGGATTCGGCGCATGGACGACCGCGATGCTTTGGTTCAGCAAAAACTCGAAGCCATTCGGGCCTATACAGAGGTGCAGAGCATTCCTCAAGAAAGCCTGCTCAAGCTGGCCAAGCTAGGGGTTGCTATTGACCGCTTTTTGCAGGAAAAGGAGTTGAAGGCAGTTGCTATTCAGTGTTGGACCGCGCTGGAAGAATTCTATGGCGTAGTGCCGTGCACGCCGATGAGCATGCTGAGCAATCAGCTCATTCCCAGCGCCTGCGAGGCCGACATTCCAGGTGTGGTTAGCATGTACCTGTTGCAGCAGGCTTCGCAAAAACCCGCGGCGCTGTTAGACTGGAACAACAACTACCGTGATGAGCTGGACAAAGGCGTTGTTTTTCATTGCAGCAACCTGCCAGCTGCTTTTTTTGAATCCCAGCGCATGGACTATCAAGAGATCATTGCTGGGACGGTTGGCAAGGAAAATACCTATGGTACAATCGTGGGGCGCATTGCCCCAGGGCCCTTTACGTTTTGTGGGCTGACCACCGACGAGTTCCGTGGGCGCGTGCGCGTCTACGTAGGCGAAGGGCGTTTTACCGACGATCCGCTCGAGACGTTTGGGGGCTATGGGGTGTTTGAGGTCCCGGGGTTGCAGCAGCTTCTGCGCTACATCTGCGCGAACGGGTTTCCCCACCACGTGGCCGCTACGCTGACGCATGTGGCCGATGCTGTAGCCGAAGCCCTAGCAACCTATATGGACTGGGAGGTCTACCGACACGTAGCCTGAAACCAACCAACGTTTGGGATTATGGCACCAACGTTTGCCATCGGTCTAGACTATGGTACCAATTCGGTTCGGGCGTTGATTGTCAACGTGCAAACCGGTGAGGAAGTCGGTACATGCGTCTTCCCGTACCCTTCGGGTGAGCAAGGGATCTTACTTGATGAGGCCGATCCTGATCTGGCCCGTCAGCATCCGGGCGATTACCTCGTGGGCGCTGAAGCCAGCATTCGTGGTGCACTGCAGCAAGCGCAACGCCATCCTGATTTTGATCCGGAGCGCGTCATTGGGATTGGGATCGATACGACAGGCTCTACCCCCTTGCCGGTTGATGCCCAAGGTCAGCCCCTGGCCTTTCACGAACGTTTTCGACATAACCTAAACGCTCAGGCCTGGCTATGGAAAGATCACACGAGCCATGCTGAAGCAGCAGAAATCACTGAAAAAGCCCGAGCACTGCGGCCGCACTACATTGCAAAGTATGGGGGCAGCTACAGCGCCGAGTGGTTTTGGGCGAAGATGCTGCACTGTCGCCGCGTAGATCCTGAGGTTTTTGAGGCGGCTTATACCTGGGTGGAAATTGCCGATTGGATTCCAGCCGTGCTGACAGGTACCGAGCATCCAGCGCGGTTGCGACGCTCGGTGTGTGCAGCAGGTCACAAAGCATTTTTTAGCCCAGAATGGGGAGGCTACCCAGACGAGGCGTTCCTGGAAGCCCTCGATCCAGCATTGGTGCGTGTGCGGCGTACGCTCCCCAATCGGGCTTACGACGTCTCGCAACCGGCGGGTCAGCTCACCCCTGCTTGGGCGGAACGGCTAGGGTTACCTGCAGGGATTCCCGTAGCTGTTGGGGCCTTCGACGCGCACTTAGGTGCCATTGGCGCGGGTATTGAACCCGGCGTGCTTGTTAAGATTATCGGGACCTCAACGTGCGATATCATGGTGGCACCAGCCGATACCCCCTTGGCCGACATTCCTGGTCTGTGCGGTATTGTGCGCGACTCGGTGTTGCCGGGATACTACGGCCTAGAAGCCGGACAATCAGCCGTTGGCGATATTTTTAACTGGTTTGTCCAAACCCTGCGCCCGCAGGGGCACGATCATGCTTCGCTTACCGAGGCCGCTGCCCGCCTGCGTCCGGGAGAAAGTGGCCTGTTGGCGCTGGATTGGCACAATGGCAACCGAACAGTACTGGTCGACCAGCGGCTTACGGGCCTCCTTGTAGGGCTAACGCTTCGCTCCTCGCCGGCCGAGATCTATCGGGCACTCATGGAGGCTACAGCCTTTGGTGCACGCGTGATTATGGAGCGCTTCGAGGCTTACGGGGTGCCCGTGAAGCGCGTTTTGGCCTGTGGCGGCATTCCGCCTAAAAACCCACTCCTCATGCAAATTTATGCCGATGTTATGGGGCGCCGCATTGAGCTGGCCCGCAGCGAGCTTACCTGTGCCTTAGGCGCAGCCATCAGCGGAGCGGTTGTCGCTGGAAGTCAAAAAGGCGGCTATGACCGGTTCGATGAAGCCATCCGGGCGATGACAGGTGTGCGCCCCGAAGCCTATGAACCTATCCCCGCGCATCGGCAGCTTTATGACGAGCTTTTTGCACTTTACAAGAATTTGCACGATGCCTTTGGGGTATCGGGCACGCAAATGGATCTTTATCCTGTGATGAAACGCTTGTTGGAGATTCGTGACAACGTATGGCATTCGAGAAGCTGAAGGCAGCGGTCTGGAAAGCCAACCAAGATATTGTGCGTCGAGGTTTGGTACAGCTTACCTGGGGCAATGCCAGTGGTGTAGACCGAGCAGCTGGCGTTATGGCGATCAAACCTAGTGGCATAGACTACGACCAGCTGCGACCGGAAGACATCGTGGTGCTAGAGTTGGAAAACGGGCGTGTCATCGAAGGCTCGCTGCGCCCATCGACGGATATGCCTACGCATCGGTACCTCTATCTCCACTTTCCCGAAATTGGGGGCATTGTGCATACGCACTCTCGGTATGCTGTTGCGTGGGCACAAGCCCGGCGGCCTATCCCCTGCTTGGGCACCACACACGCCGACTATTTTCGGGGGCCAATCCCGGTGACCCGGCCACTCTGGCCTGACGAGGTTGCCGAGGCCTATGAGCATCATACAGGAAGGGTCATCGTCGAGTGTTTTAAAACGCAGCAGCTTCACCCCTTAGAAATCCCTGGCGTGCTGGTGGCAGGACATGGCCCCTTTAGCTGGGGGGAAACTCCAGAAAAAGCCGTTGAGAATGCCCTCGTGCTTGAACTGGTGGCGGAAATGGCCCTTCACACCTACCTGTTACATCCTGAAGCCTCTGCGTTAGAAGCCTACGTGCTTGAAAAACATTTTAGCCGCAAACATGGCGCCCAGGCCTACTATGGACAGCGATAATCTGCTTTTCTTATAACCTAGGTGATATATGCCATGACGGTTTTAGACTGGTTGATTGTGGCGGCCTATTTTGGGATTTTGGCCGCGATAGTTTGGTGGTCTTCGCGACGGATCAAGACGTCGGCGGATTACTTTTTGGCGGGTCGGGAGGTTGGTTTTTTTGTGGTGGGGGCGTCGATTTTTGCTTCGAACATTGGTTCGGAGCACATTGTAGGTTTGGCGGGCAGTGGGGCGGCCAATGGTTTGGCGCAGGCGCACTGGGAGCTGCACGCTTGGGTGTTGGTGTTGTTGGCGTGGGTGTTTGTGCCGTTTTACTATCGCAGTGGGGTTTTTACGATGCCGGAGTTTTTGGAGCGGCGTTTTGATGCTCGGGCGCGGTGGATTTTGTCGATTGTGTCGTTGGTGGCTTATGTGTTTACGAAGGTGTCGGTGACGGTTTACGCTGGGGCGTTGGTGTTTCGGACGTTGTTGGCGGACGTATTT
This Rhodothermus bifroesti DNA region includes the following protein-coding sequences:
- a CDS encoding LacI family DNA-binding transcriptional regulator, with product MSKRSNPTIADVARLAGVSKATVSAVLNDRDTVSAATREKVLAVMRELNYRPREFARHRFRSDSERSIGFIIKEDDNPYYAELIAGARRVAEPKGYTILVASSEGSYQAEQRIIQLMTAKDVNGFIITPVIDDEADLSHIFELKRRNIPFVLLEGIRGLQANLVDIDNVRAAQAAIQYLMAQGHTHIVYFAGPRYSLHTEERLEGVRRAFSTSHRALRDEQVIYAGAHTRDGYEAARAYFAQHPSPMPTAVACYNDLVALGVLRALEELGFRVPGEVSVMGFDDLAFLHYTPWSLSTVRVPKEKMGEKAAEILIKHIEAGKPVPIEKVHLEFELVVGATTRALQETSVD
- a CDS encoding glycoside hydrolase family 26 protein; the encoded protein is MKWPTLGGAALLSAWLAGCMPYAEHNPPAIAPSDPNATAETRALFANLHRLAPQAILYGHQDDLAYGVSWWAEPGRSDVKEVTGSYPAVYGWELGKLEHGAERNLDSVRFEDMRRWIIEGFQRGGVITISWHMDNPVSGGSAWDTTRAVYAILPGGSHHEQFRTWLDRFADFARRLRGLPPEGRDTVAIPIIFRPFHEWTGSWFWWGRRHCTPEEFIQLWRFTVDYLRQEKGLHHLLWAYSSDRFTSPEDYLERYPGDAYVDLLGFDDYYSHQREETLPFLIRELHDVVKLAQARGKLAALTETGLEGIPDSTWWTGKLLKALDHDADTRQIVYVLTWRNAYTIPGHFYAPYPGHPSAEDFRRFYAHPLIYFENELPNLYSLKTKP
- a CDS encoding L-fucose/L-arabinose isomerase family protein, coding for MVTLGVLIGNRGFFPAHLCTEGRRQILQVLEAEGIRPLLLPEEATRNGAVESLNEARQYADFFKAHRDELDGILVSLPNFGDERAIANALRWAELEVPVLVHAFPDRSDRMSINFRRDSFCGKISVCNNLYQYGIRYSLTRLHTVDPESEAFRIDLRRFAAVCRVVRALRGARIGQIGARPAAFNTVRYSEKLLERTGITVEPLDLSELLGWIRRMDDRDALVQQKLEAIRAYTEVQSIPQESLLKLAKLGVAIDRFLQEKELKAVAIQCWTALEEFYGVVPCTPMSMLSNQLIPSACEADIPGVVSMYLLQQASQKPAALLDWNNNYRDELDKGVVFHCSNLPAAFFESQRMDYQEIIAGTVGKENTYGTIVGRIAPGPFTFCGLTTDEFRGRVRVYVGEGRFTDDPLETFGGYGVFEVPGLQQLLRYICANGFPHHVAATLTHVADAVAEALATYMDWEVYRHVA
- a CDS encoding ribulokinase; translated protein: MAPTFAIGLDYGTNSVRALIVNVQTGEEVGTCVFPYPSGEQGILLDEADPDLARQHPGDYLVGAEASIRGALQQAQRHPDFDPERVIGIGIDTTGSTPLPVDAQGQPLAFHERFRHNLNAQAWLWKDHTSHAEAAEITEKARALRPHYIAKYGGSYSAEWFWAKMLHCRRVDPEVFEAAYTWVEIADWIPAVLTGTEHPARLRRSVCAAGHKAFFSPEWGGYPDEAFLEALDPALVRVRRTLPNRAYDVSQPAGQLTPAWAERLGLPAGIPVAVGAFDAHLGAIGAGIEPGVLVKIIGTSTCDIMVAPADTPLADIPGLCGIVRDSVLPGYYGLEAGQSAVGDIFNWFVQTLRPQGHDHASLTEAAARLRPGESGLLALDWHNGNRTVLVDQRLTGLLVGLTLRSSPAEIYRALMEATAFGARVIMERFEAYGVPVKRVLACGGIPPKNPLLMQIYADVMGRRIELARSELTCALGAAISGAVVAGSQKGGYDRFDEAIRAMTGVRPEAYEPIPAHRQLYDELFALYKNLHDAFGVSGTQMDLYPVMKRLLEIRDNVWHSRS
- a CDS encoding L-ribulose-5-phosphate 4-epimerase, which gives rise to MAFEKLKAAVWKANQDIVRRGLVQLTWGNASGVDRAAGVMAIKPSGIDYDQLRPEDIVVLELENGRVIEGSLRPSTDMPTHRYLYLHFPEIGGIVHTHSRYAVAWAQARRPIPCLGTTHADYFRGPIPVTRPLWPDEVAEAYEHHTGRVIVECFKTQQLHPLEIPGVLVAGHGPFSWGETPEKAVENALVLELVAEMALHTYLLHPEASALEAYVLEKHFSRKHGAQAYYGQR